Proteins co-encoded in one Argonema galeatum A003/A1 genomic window:
- a CDS encoding helix-turn-helix domain-containing protein, translating into MTQTTGKTTPGTPSPSDYLSMIAAFPPRPITSEEELDATQKVMDSLIDRGTLTDDERDYLHLLGLLVSEYEEIHYPIDDIFGVALLKALIEDWNLQEKDLIPIFQTESNVSEVLSGKQELTVTHIEKLAEFFHVSPAAFLSKSN; encoded by the coding sequence ATGACACAGACAACTGGAAAAACGACCCCTGGTACACCTAGTCCCAGCGACTATCTCTCAATGATCGCCGCTTTTCCACCTCGTCCCATTACCTCGGAAGAAGAATTAGACGCTACCCAAAAAGTAATGGATTCTCTGATCGATCGCGGTACACTTACAGATGATGAACGTGACTATCTACACCTTTTAGGTTTATTAGTTTCGGAATACGAAGAAATTCATTATCCCATCGACGATATTTTCGGTGTAGCTTTACTAAAAGCTCTGATAGAAGATTGGAATCTCCAAGAGAAAGACCTAATTCCTATTTTCCAAACCGAGTCAAACGTTTCCGAAGTTTTGAGCGGTAAGCAAGAATTAACAGTAACTCATATTGAGAAATTAGCTGAATTTTTCCATGTTTCGCCAGCCGCTTTTTTGAGCAAAAGTAATTGA
- a CDS encoding ATP-dependent Clp protease ATP-binding subunit: MFEYFTDKAVKTVMLAQEEARRLGHNLVGTEQILLGLIGEGTSIAAKVLRDSGVTLELARKEVEKIIGQGSRYVPAQIPFTPKVKRVFEQSFGEAREFGHNYISPEHLLLGLIREETGVAAKVLENLGVDLENVRTQVIEKLGEVPVPAGGGQDKEFARRGGKTKLLDEFAINLNQLAAEGKLDPVVGREKEIERAIQILGRRTKNNPVLIGEPGVGKTAIAEGLAQRIANKTIPDILQDKQVYSLDLGLLIAGTRFRGEFEERLKGIIDEIRQAGNIILVIDEVHNLIGTGAIQGSMDAANMLKPALARGELQCMGMTTLDEYRKHIERDAALERRFQPIMVGEPSVEETIEILYGLRSAYEQHHKVKISDDALVAAANLSDRYISDRFLPDKAIDLIDEAGSRVHLRNTNSSATKELKQERKQVTKDKEEAVRVQDFEKAGELRDRELEIIAKLNAIADNKQTDNAILPVVDEEDIAQIVSSWTGVPVNKIAESESELLLHLEDTLHKRLIGQNEAVTAVSRAIRRARVGLKNPNRPIASFIFSGPTGVGKTELAKALATYMFGSDEAMIRVDMSEYMEAHNVSKLIGSPPGFVGYDEGGQLTEAVRRRPYSVVLFDEIEKAHPDVFNTLLQLLDDGRLTDAKGRTVDFKNTLIIMTSNIGSKAIEKGGTGIGFEFSENITESNYNRVRSLVNDELKQYFRPEFLNRLDEIIVFRQLTKDEIKEIADIMLREVSIRLVEQGITLKVTEKFKERLAKEGYNPAYGARELRRVIMRLLEDSLAEAMLSGRIKNGDTAIIDIGDDGEVQVRQDEQRELLLQTVG; the protein is encoded by the coding sequence ATGTTTGAATACTTTACAGACAAAGCAGTTAAAACAGTAATGTTAGCTCAGGAAGAAGCACGTCGCCTGGGACACAACCTCGTGGGAACCGAGCAAATCCTACTGGGGTTGATTGGAGAAGGAACCAGCATAGCAGCGAAAGTGCTGAGGGACTCTGGCGTCACCCTGGAACTGGCACGGAAAGAGGTAGAAAAGATTATCGGTCAGGGTTCTCGCTACGTTCCGGCTCAAATTCCCTTCACCCCGAAGGTTAAGCGGGTTTTTGAGCAATCTTTTGGCGAAGCTCGTGAATTTGGACATAATTACATTAGTCCCGAACACCTGCTGCTGGGATTAATCCGCGAAGAGACGGGTGTGGCGGCAAAGGTGTTGGAAAATCTGGGTGTTGACCTTGAGAATGTTCGCACTCAGGTGATTGAGAAACTGGGAGAAGTGCCAGTACCTGCTGGTGGCGGTCAGGATAAGGAATTCGCTCGGCGTGGCGGTAAGACAAAGCTTTTGGATGAGTTTGCCATTAATCTTAACCAACTGGCAGCAGAAGGGAAACTCGATCCGGTTGTCGGTCGCGAGAAGGAAATCGAACGGGCTATCCAAATTCTAGGTCGTCGCACGAAGAATAACCCGGTGTTGATTGGGGAACCGGGAGTTGGTAAAACTGCGATCGCAGAAGGTTTGGCCCAGCGCATTGCCAATAAAACCATCCCTGACATCTTGCAAGACAAGCAGGTGTACAGTCTGGATCTGGGTTTGCTAATCGCAGGTACGCGGTTCCGAGGTGAGTTTGAAGAACGCCTGAAGGGAATTATCGATGAAATTCGTCAAGCTGGGAACATCATCCTGGTAATTGACGAAGTTCACAACCTGATTGGCACGGGAGCAATTCAAGGTAGTATGGATGCTGCTAATATGCTGAAGCCTGCATTGGCGAGAGGCGAGTTGCAGTGTATGGGTATGACTACCCTGGATGAATACCGCAAGCATATCGAACGAGATGCAGCTTTGGAACGTCGCTTCCAACCGATAATGGTAGGCGAACCTAGCGTGGAAGAGACGATCGAGATTTTATATGGTTTGCGCTCTGCTTACGAGCAACACCATAAGGTTAAAATCTCTGATGATGCTCTCGTAGCAGCTGCTAACCTCTCAGACCGCTATATTAGCGATCGGTTCTTGCCGGATAAGGCAATTGACTTGATCGATGAGGCAGGTTCTCGCGTTCATTTGAGGAATACTAATTCTTCTGCGACTAAAGAACTGAAGCAGGAACGCAAGCAGGTTACTAAAGACAAAGAGGAAGCGGTCAGAGTTCAGGATTTTGAGAAGGCGGGCGAATTGCGCGATCGTGAATTGGAAATTATCGCCAAATTGAATGCGATCGCCGACAACAAACAAACCGATAACGCCATCTTACCAGTTGTTGATGAAGAAGACATCGCCCAAATAGTTTCATCTTGGACTGGAGTTCCCGTCAACAAAATCGCTGAATCCGAATCCGAATTGCTGTTGCACTTGGAAGACACCTTGCACAAGCGCCTAATCGGTCAAAATGAAGCCGTGACAGCAGTTTCGCGTGCGATTCGTCGCGCCAGGGTTGGGTTGAAGAATCCGAATCGTCCGATCGCCAGCTTTATTTTCTCCGGTCCAACCGGAGTTGGCAAAACCGAATTAGCAAAAGCCTTAGCTACTTATATGTTCGGTTCGGATGAAGCGATGATTCGCGTCGATATGTCCGAATACATGGAAGCGCACAACGTCTCCAAGTTAATCGGTTCGCCTCCTGGTTTCGTCGGTTACGATGAAGGCGGTCAACTAACAGAAGCAGTGCGCCGTCGTCCATACTCAGTTGTGCTATTCGACGAAATCGAAAAAGCGCACCCCGATGTCTTCAATACGTTGCTCCAACTATTAGATGACGGTCGCCTAACAGATGCCAAAGGTCGCACAGTGGACTTCAAGAACACACTGATAATTATGACCTCGAACATCGGTTCCAAAGCGATCGAAAAAGGTGGCACCGGGATTGGTTTCGAGTTTTCAGAAAATATCACAGAGTCAAATTACAACCGCGTTCGTTCTCTGGTGAATGACGAACTCAAGCAATATTTCCGTCCTGAATTTCTCAATCGCCTTGATGAAATTATCGTCTTCCGTCAGTTGACGAAGGATGAAATTAAGGAAATTGCTGACATCATGTTGCGCGAGGTTTCTATTCGCTTAGTTGAGCAAGGAATTACGCTGAAAGTTACCGAAAAATTCAAAGAACGTTTGGCGAAAGAAGGCTACAATCCTGCTTACGGTGCCAGAGAACTTCGCAGGGTAATTATGCGACTCTTGGAAGATAGCTTGGCAGAAGCAATGCTATCCGGTCGGATCAAAAATGGAGACACTGCCATTATCGATATTGGCGATGATGGTGAGGTGCAAGTACGGCAGGATGAACAGCGAGAATTGCTACTTCAAACTGTTGGATAA
- a CDS encoding type II toxin-antitoxin system HigB family toxin: MQVISKKKLKEFWEKHPDAKSNLESWYKITSKSEWGNFVELRQAFPSADLVANFTVFNICGNKYRLIALVDYQYKEIYIRHVLTHAEYDTDNWKNDPWYT, from the coding sequence ATGCAAGTTATCAGCAAAAAAAAGCTCAAAGAATTTTGGGAAAAGCACCCAGATGCCAAATCTAATCTGGAAAGTTGGTACAAGATTACCAGCAAAAGTGAATGGGGAAACTTTGTGGAGTTGCGCCAAGCTTTTCCCTCCGCTGATTTAGTTGCAAATTTTACTGTTTTTAACATCTGCGGCAACAAATATCGACTGATTGCTCTTGTAGATTACCAATACAAAGAAATTTACATTCGCCACGTCCTTACCCATGCAGAATATGACACAGACAACTGGAAAAACGACCCCTGGTACACCTAG
- the aroF gene encoding 3-deoxy-7-phosphoheptulonate synthase gives MLHAQTEPHQQTVIQISDNLQIGGKDLVIIGGPCAVESMSQMEQVASHLAAAPVQALRGGVYKPRTSPYAFQGLGVEGLEILAKVSHRHNLPVVTEVMAISQIETVAAYADMLQVGSRNMQNFDLLKALGQAGKPILLKRGLAATIEEFLMAAEYILSHGNPDVVMCERGIRSFDNYTRNVLDLGAVAALKQLTHLPVIVDPSHAVGKRELVAPLAKAAIACGADGLIIECHPEPEKSVSDARQALSLEDMVQLVHSLRPVAEAVGRRIPTIKNQLQLLAA, from the coding sequence TATCCAAATTTCGGATAACCTACAGATAGGCGGCAAAGACTTGGTAATTATCGGTGGGCCTTGTGCGGTGGAAAGTATGTCCCAGATGGAACAAGTCGCCAGTCACCTCGCCGCCGCACCAGTGCAAGCTTTACGCGGCGGCGTCTACAAACCCCGTACTTCCCCCTACGCTTTTCAAGGTTTGGGAGTGGAAGGATTGGAGATTTTGGCAAAAGTTAGTCACCGCCACAATTTACCAGTAGTCACCGAAGTCATGGCAATTTCCCAAATCGAAACTGTAGCTGCTTATGCCGATATGCTACAAGTAGGCAGTCGCAATATGCAAAACTTCGACTTACTTAAAGCATTGGGACAAGCAGGCAAACCAATTTTACTAAAACGCGGTTTAGCAGCAACTATAGAAGAATTCCTGATGGCAGCCGAATATATTTTAAGTCACGGAAATCCCGATGTGGTGATGTGCGAACGGGGTATCCGCAGTTTCGATAACTATACTCGCAACGTCTTAGATTTAGGTGCAGTTGCCGCACTCAAACAACTCACTCACTTGCCAGTAATTGTAGACCCCTCTCACGCAGTAGGCAAGCGCGAATTGGTAGCGCCTTTGGCGAAAGCTGCAATTGCTTGCGGTGCGGATGGACTAATTATCGAGTGTCATCCAGAACCGGAAAAGTCAGTTTCCGATGCGCGTCAAGCACTTTCTTTAGAAGATATGGTGCAATTAGTTCACAGTTTAAGACCAGTGGCGGAAGCTGTAGGCAGGCGCATTCCTACAATCAAAAATCAACTTCAACTTCTGGCAGCGTAG
- a CDS encoding type II toxin-antitoxin system ParD family antitoxin: MNVSLTPELEKFVQEKVKSGRYLSASEVVREALRLLQEEDQIRQLRLEKLRKEIAMGIEQLDRGEGVDGERVFASLREKIRKARESET, translated from the coding sequence ATGAACGTATCCCTGACACCCGAACTGGAAAAATTCGTTCAAGAAAAGGTCAAAAGCGGCAGATACCTATCTGCTAGCGAAGTTGTCCGCGAAGCACTGCGACTACTGCAAGAAGAAGACCAAATTCGGCAATTGCGCCTCGAAAAACTGCGAAAAGAAATTGCGATGGGAATTGAACAGCTTGACAGAGGTGAAGGAGTTGATGGGGAAAGAGTATTTGCAAGTCTGCGTGAAAAAATTCGTAAAGCTCGTGAGTCAGAAACATGA
- a CDS encoding DNA-methyltransferase, producing the protein MLPVRLISPLTNELELREVYQSEYGILYQGDCLKFLSMIPDECVDIVFADPPFNLGKDYGKSVNDNKKNEEYITWSKQWISESIRVLKPGGSLFIFNLPKWCIEYGAYLNQQGMVFRHWIACRMPKNFPRGKRMSPAHYGLLYYTKGEPAVFNKVYTPIQVCRHCGGEIRDYGGHRKKLNPKGINLMDVWDTPEDVWEDASADRINEEVFWTELEELWTDIPPVRHKQHKKRGANELAPIMLERIIAMASNPGQIVIDPFGGSGTTFYAAEKLHRYWLGTEIGDIQPAVRRLTDLANGQVEDWESARGKKKVKSKQKELNRSELSEWTQLSLKF; encoded by the coding sequence ATGCTTCCTGTTCGCCTTATATCACCTTTGACTAACGAGTTGGAATTACGTGAAGTTTATCAAAGCGAATATGGCATTCTCTACCAGGGAGACTGCCTTAAATTTTTGAGTATGATCCCTGATGAATGCGTAGATATTGTATTTGCAGATCCACCTTTTAACCTTGGCAAGGATTACGGCAAATCAGTTAACGATAACAAAAAAAATGAGGAATATATTACCTGGTCAAAGCAGTGGATTAGTGAAAGTATTCGCGTCCTGAAACCTGGTGGCAGTTTATTTATTTTTAACTTACCCAAGTGGTGTATTGAGTACGGTGCATATCTAAATCAACAAGGAATGGTTTTTCGGCACTGGATTGCCTGTAGGATGCCGAAAAATTTTCCTCGCGGAAAGAGAATGTCTCCGGCTCACTATGGATTGCTTTACTATACAAAAGGAGAACCAGCAGTTTTTAATAAAGTTTATACACCGATTCAAGTTTGCCGACATTGTGGCGGTGAAATCCGAGATTATGGCGGACATCGCAAAAAGTTAAATCCCAAAGGTATTAATTTAATGGATGTTTGGGATACGCCTGAAGATGTTTGGGAAGATGCTTCTGCCGATCGTATTAACGAGGAAGTTTTCTGGACTGAACTTGAGGAACTGTGGACTGATATCCCCCCAGTACGACATAAGCAACATAAAAAAAGGGGAGCCAATGAATTAGCTCCTATCATGCTGGAACGCATTATTGCTATGGCGTCGAATCCAGGACAAATTGTAATTGACCCCTTTGGAGGTTCTGGTACTACATTTTATGCGGCTGAAAAATTGCATCGATATTGGCTGGGTACAGAAATTGGTGATATACAGCCAGCAGTCCGCCGCCTAACTGACTTAGCAAACGGACAGGTGGAAGATTGGGAATCCGCAAGGGGTAAGAAAAAAGTCAAATCAAAGCAAAAAGAGTTAAATCGATCGGAATTATCGGAATGGACGCAACTGTCTCTTAAGTTTTAA
- a CDS encoding winged helix-turn-helix transcriptional regulator: protein MESIESLDRITCSVEITLKVIGGRWKVLILRELFFGVRRFGELHRALQGITQKMLTQQLRELERDGIVDRHVYLQVPPKVEYSLTPLGETLKPILDSMHEWGLKYLEGR from the coding sequence ATGGAAAGTATAGAAAGTCTCGATCGCATAACTTGTTCGGTAGAAATCACCCTCAAGGTGATTGGCGGACGCTGGAAAGTCTTGATTTTGCGAGAACTGTTTTTCGGGGTCAGAAGGTTCGGGGAACTGCACCGCGCCTTGCAGGGCATTACGCAGAAGATGTTGACGCAGCAGTTGAGGGAGTTGGAGCGTGATGGAATAGTCGATCGCCACGTCTACTTGCAAGTCCCACCCAAAGTCGAATACTCGCTGACACCGTTGGGAGAAACGCTCAAACCAATTCTCGATTCCATGCACGAGTGGGGATTGAAGTATTTGGAAGGGAGATAA
- a CDS encoding Uma2 family endonuclease, with amino-acid sequence MTALITTVSQTTLAKTLYHWEPATWEDYLTYRDDKKNDRMRLFFHINRLLVINMGWEGINHATINELFTLIFGFWFLNKPEQIYSLLGGCLLEKPTKQAGAPDLVIYLGEDYPRWQEGEPRRIDLNQWRVPNLVGEVSDTTLATDLDEKKKLYADLGIPEYWVIDVRGLRVIAFQLQSNGTYQECDSSLALEGLSISLLEQTLARLKEGTNGSAAAWFAQQIAGTQG; translated from the coding sequence ATGACTGCATTAATTACTACAGTCAGCCAGACAACCTTGGCCAAGACTTTGTATCATTGGGAACCTGCTACCTGGGAAGATTACTTAACTTATCGCGATGATAAAAAGAACGACAGGATGCGGCTGTTTTTTCATATAAACCGTCTTTTGGTAATTAACATGGGTTGGGAAGGAATCAATCACGCTACTATCAACGAACTGTTCACATTAATCTTTGGGTTCTGGTTTTTGAATAAACCAGAACAAATATACAGTTTGTTGGGAGGTTGTTTGTTAGAAAAACCGACAAAACAAGCGGGTGCCCCAGATTTGGTAATTTATTTAGGTGAAGATTACCCTCGTTGGCAAGAAGGAGAACCGCGTCGAATCGATCTAAATCAGTGGCGAGTGCCTAACTTAGTTGGAGAAGTTTCGGATACAACTCTGGCAACCGATTTAGATGAAAAGAAAAAACTTTATGCTGATTTGGGTATTCCCGAATATTGGGTGATTGATGTGAGAGGTTTGCGGGTGATTGCATTTCAGTTGCAGTCAAATGGGACTTATCAAGAATGCGACTCATCTTTAGCACTGGAAGGATTATCTATATCCCTGCTAGAACAAACTTTGGCACGTTTGAAAGAGGGGACGAATGGTAGTGCTGCGGCTTGGTTTGCTCAACAGATTGCTGGAACTCAGGGATGA
- a CDS encoding restriction endonuclease has protein sequence MKIVQEVSLISKGSFAESQEWAVIQNEIRRGIELIVWPPGASNFTINPTRNGNGVKAIKDACMAALKDDFGWQLETPINYATRAPGRIDATKTLDNDLFALEWETGNISSSHRAVNKLVLGLLRGVILGSALVLPSRRLYPYLTDRIGNYEELEPYFDVWRAVNLTEGFLAIFVVEHDAIDSNVPRITKGTDGRALI, from the coding sequence GTGAAAATAGTTCAAGAGGTATCGCTGATTAGTAAGGGTAGCTTTGCGGAATCGCAAGAATGGGCAGTTATTCAAAATGAGATTCGCAGAGGTATTGAATTAATAGTTTGGCCTCCTGGCGCATCAAACTTTACAATTAATCCAACCCGAAATGGGAACGGAGTTAAAGCTATCAAAGATGCTTGTATGGCTGCTCTTAAGGATGATTTTGGTTGGCAACTTGAAACACCGATAAATTACGCTACAAGAGCGCCAGGAAGAATAGATGCCACGAAAACATTAGATAATGATTTATTTGCCCTTGAATGGGAGACGGGAAATATTTCATCCAGTCATCGTGCGGTTAACAAGCTAGTTCTGGGTCTTTTACGCGGTGTAATTTTGGGTTCAGCCTTAGTGCTTCCCAGTCGCCGACTTTATCCTTATCTGACTGACAGGATTGGCAATTATGAAGAACTAGAACCTTACTTCGATGTTTGGCGTGCAGTTAACCTAACAGAAGGTTTTCTGGCGATATTTGTAGTTGAACATGATGCGATTGATAGCAACGTACCAAGAATTACCAAAGGAACGGATGGTCGTGCTTTAATCTAA
- a CDS encoding DUF2167 domain-containing protein: protein MRKIISVTSFLSFLFGLGLSLFLSLTPAFATGSLPKVSWIPGPQVVKMGDDMAQLNMSGDYVFANAEDTYKLMEYMGNTPSKQDIGLVIPNKSQKDWMVILSYDPIGYVKDDESKSIDKDAILKNIKESTEEANKKRQAEGIPSLDIIGWQEEPHYDSKTHNLVWAIAGTSEGKKVINYNTRKLGRYGVTSINLVVDPEKFATAKPEVEKLIENYTYLAGKQYSEFIPGTDKVAEIGLTALIAGGVGAAAVKTGLFAKFLLFLAVVLKKVWFFLIVGSGAAIKRLFGGKETK from the coding sequence ATGAGAAAAATCATTTCTGTAACTTCTTTCTTATCATTTCTTTTTGGCTTGGGGTTATCCCTTTTTCTGAGCCTGACACCCGCTTTTGCTACAGGCTCACTTCCCAAAGTCAGCTGGATTCCCGGTCCGCAGGTCGTCAAAATGGGCGACGATATGGCTCAGTTGAATATGTCAGGGGACTATGTATTTGCCAATGCTGAAGACACCTATAAACTCATGGAATACATGGGAAATACGCCGTCCAAACAGGACATTGGCTTGGTGATACCCAACAAAAGCCAGAAAGATTGGATGGTTATATTGAGTTACGACCCGATCGGCTATGTGAAGGATGATGAGTCGAAATCCATTGACAAGGATGCCATTCTAAAAAACATCAAAGAATCCACTGAGGAGGCCAACAAAAAACGGCAGGCAGAGGGCATTCCTAGCCTTGATATCATAGGTTGGCAGGAAGAACCCCACTATGACTCAAAAACGCACAATCTAGTATGGGCGATCGCTGGTACCAGCGAGGGCAAAAAAGTGATCAACTATAACACCCGGAAACTCGGTCGTTACGGAGTTACTTCCATCAATCTGGTTGTAGATCCTGAAAAGTTCGCCACCGCCAAACCAGAGGTAGAAAAACTGATTGAAAACTACACTTATCTTGCGGGTAAGCAATACAGCGAATTCATCCCCGGCACAGACAAGGTGGCTGAGATTGGACTGACTGCCCTAATTGCTGGTGGAGTCGGCGCGGCTGCCGTGAAAACGGGCTTGTTTGCCAAATTTCTGCTCTTTCTAGCCGTTGTGCTGAAAAAGGTGTGGTTTTTTCTGATTGTCGGCTCTGGTGCTGCTATCAAGAGACTATTTGGGGGCAAAGAAACCAAATAA
- a CDS encoding HNH endonuclease, with protein sequence MTYISAALRRLVEERANYRCEYCLLPAGVAFFPHEIDHAIALKHGGATEADNLAFACWRCNRYKGTDLGSFDPQTGAFSFLFNPRTQQWNEHFMLEGFRIVGLTPEGRTTVSLLQLNSDDRIAERQRSLG encoded by the coding sequence ATGACTTATATCTCTGCTGCACTTCGCCGCCTTGTAGAAGAAAGAGCCAATTACAGGTGTGAGTATTGTTTGCTTCCTGCGGGTGTTGCTTTTTTCCCACACGAAATTGACCACGCTATTGCACTAAAGCACGGTGGTGCTACTGAAGCGGATAATCTAGCATTTGCCTGCTGGCGATGTAATCGTTACAAAGGTACGGATCTCGGTTCTTTCGATCCGCAAACAGGAGCCTTCAGTTTTCTATTCAACCCGCGAACACAGCAATGGAATGAGCATTTCATGCTGGAGGGATTTAGAATTGTGGGGTTGACACCAGAAGGACGAACAACCGTAAGCTTGCTCCAGTTAAATAGCGACGATCGCATCGCCGAACGGCAGCGATCTCTGGGTTAA
- a CDS encoding pirin family protein, giving the protein MITVRRSEERGHANHGWLDSYHTFSFASYYDPDNMGFRDLRVINQDRVAAGMGFPTHPHRDMEIISYVLDGALEHKDTLGTTAVIRPGEVQRMTAGTGIAHSEYNHSKSDPVHLMQIWILPEKKGLQPGYEQKMYTDEEKRGNLRLVASRDGRDGSVTIHQDVDLYATLLEPGEKVVHPIKNGRNVWVQVARGQIKLNDLPLKAGDGAALGDENIVTLEGTKAAEVLLFDLA; this is encoded by the coding sequence ATGATTACTGTAAGGCGATCGGAAGAACGCGGACACGCCAATCACGGTTGGCTTGATAGTTATCACACATTCTCATTTGCTTCTTATTACGACCCAGATAACATGGGATTTCGAGACCTGCGCGTGATCAATCAAGATCGAGTTGCAGCAGGTATGGGTTTTCCGACCCATCCTCACAGAGATATGGAGATTATTTCCTACGTGCTGGATGGGGCGCTAGAACACAAGGATACTCTGGGAACCACTGCGGTGATTCGCCCCGGCGAAGTGCAAAGAATGACCGCTGGTACAGGCATTGCACACAGCGAGTACAACCATTCAAAAAGCGACCCAGTGCATCTCATGCAAATCTGGATTCTGCCCGAAAAAAAAGGGTTGCAGCCCGGTTACGAGCAGAAAATGTATACGGATGAAGAAAAGCGCGGTAATCTACGCTTGGTCGCTTCTAGAGATGGGCGAGATGGTTCTGTCACCATCCATCAAGATGTCGATCTCTACGCCACTTTGCTGGAACCGGGAGAAAAAGTTGTTCACCCAATCAAAAATGGGCGAAATGTCTGGGTGCAGGTCGCACGGGGGCAAATCAAGCTCAATGACTTGCCTCTGAAGGCAGGAGATGGGGCGGCGCTCGGCGATGAAAATATTGTGACGCTGGAGGGAACGAAAGCAGCAGAAGTTTTGTTGTTTGATTTGGCTTAA
- a CDS encoding NADPH-dependent FMN reductase: MAYTPKILAFAGSTRTDSYNKKLVQIAANGARTAGAEVTYIDLRDFPMPLLDEDLEKAEGMPENARKFKDLMLQHDGLLIASPEYNSSVTAVLKNAIDWASRPAAGEAPLAAFADKVAAIMSASPGGLGGLRGLVHLRSILGNIRVIVLPDQVAIPKAYEVFTTEGALTDPKQQESIEKLGANVANVLAKLKA, encoded by the coding sequence ATGGCATATACTCCCAAAATCCTAGCATTTGCTGGTAGCACCCGTACCGATTCCTACAACAAGAAATTGGTACAAATTGCTGCCAATGGAGCCCGCACAGCAGGCGCGGAGGTAACATACATAGATTTGCGCGACTTCCCGATGCCCCTACTTGATGAAGATTTGGAAAAAGCAGAAGGGATGCCTGAAAATGCGCGAAAGTTCAAAGATTTAATGTTACAGCACGACGGACTTCTGATTGCTTCTCCAGAGTACAATAGCTCGGTTACTGCCGTTCTAAAGAATGCCATAGATTGGGCTTCGCGTCCAGCAGCAGGCGAAGCGCCTCTAGCTGCTTTTGCTGACAAGGTGGCAGCGATTATGAGTGCCTCGCCGGGAGGGTTAGGAGGTCTGCGCGGTTTAGTTCATCTGCGATCGATCCTGGGCAATATTCGAGTGATTGTACTGCCAGATCAAGTAGCTATACCCAAAGCTTATGAAGTCTTCACTACTGAAGGTGCTTTGACAGATCCAAAACAGCAAGAATCTATCGAGAAGCTTGGCGCAAATGTGGCGAATGTGCTAGCGAAATTGAAAGCGTAA
- a CDS encoding type II toxin-antitoxin system RelE/ParE family toxin produces MSNYILSPLAIQDLDEIYDYIASNNLDSAENFVDNVEQKCQSLAQFPNMGKSYENLLPQLRGVPVNNYVIFYRQVQNGIQVVRVLSGYRDLEAIFSAQDNG; encoded by the coding sequence ATGAGTAACTATATCTTATCCCCTCTGGCAATTCAAGACTTAGATGAGATTTATGATTATATTGCCAGCAACAACTTGGATTCAGCAGAAAATTTTGTGGATAACGTTGAACAAAAATGTCAGAGTTTAGCACAATTTCCCAACATGGGCAAAAGTTACGAAAACTTACTCCCTCAATTACGCGGTGTTCCCGTAAATAATTACGTCATTTTTTATCGCCAAGTTCAAAACGGGATTCAAGTTGTTCGCGTACTAAGTGGCTATCGGGACTTGGAGGCAATTTTTTCAGCACAGGATAACGGCTAG